ATTGAAATCTTATGATCTCAAAGtcttttttaattgcacatattcggctgatattttatttaacaccCGCCCACAGTTTTTGACACACTTCGTCAAGATAGGTTAATAGGTCACGTCGTCATCAAACTGGCAACGCTTCTCGCAAACGAAGTAGCGCTGCTGCGAACACTCCTCGTTCACCCAGAGTCCGTTGATTCCGTTGATGCCGAGGCAGTGGCGGTTGTCGCTGGAGTAGCCCGGTAGTCCATTTTGAAAGTTGCGGTAGTTGAGAGCGCGTCCCTTGCTGAACCACACCCAGTTGTTGTCACTGGCCAGGTCGGTGCCCGAGGTCCAGAGCGGATCGGTCATCAGATCCTGCTGGTTCCGGGCGTAGTTGAAGAGGAAATTGCGCAGACTGCGCTGATCCTGCTCGGATGTGATGCTTACCAGCGTGTACCCATAGGCGGCACAGGTGGCCTGGGCCTGGAACCAGTTCACTTTAGCGAAAGTGCCTATGGCGAACCTGCCATCGCGCAGACTAAATGGCGAGAATGCGGGCAACTGGGGCTCCTCGGAGGTGTCGTTCCCGGGAGCAGGGGATGAGGGTGATAGGTCCGATTCCGGCTGGGACCAAGCCGAGCCGAAGAGCAAACAAACCAAGAATAGGGAACGCATGGTGCTTTGTATGGCAAGTTGAGAAGGGAGCTTCCCTTATATAGCCCATGCCCTAATTGCCCGGGCATTCATCAATGTCACTAGATAAGCAACTGAATCTGGGCATAAGTAAGTACTTTTCCCAAATTGGTTCAGCTCGCTAGCTTCTTGCGTTATGCCATAAATATTGCCCCAGTAAATCTCAATTTTAAGCGCTGAGCAAATCCTCTGGCCGTTGGTATGTTAAGAATCGCACTGGCTAATAATTTCATTCCACCCCAATAGCCTTCAATCCAATGCATGTGCTGCAAATTtatcgaaaaaatgtaaaaagcaTATCTCATTTAACTCAGCTGTCAGTGGGGGAAATCCGAGGGAGAAAAAGAGACGTTATGACGGGTCAAGGATTGCCAATTGCCAATGCGGAACCCTCGTCCAACTTTTCCCCATGCAATCTTTATGCACATTTCCTTTCGGCGTCGCTCTGTGTGTTTGCCAAGTGTTTACTACTCCCGTTGGGATTAAACAGCAACGAAATGTGCAAACACAGATCGCTGCACTTCCTTTATTCCTCTTTGACTTGGGGGAAATGACATAGAATCAAAAATGGCTTGCTGCATTGTGGTAAGTGTGGCGTTCTGCGGGGCGTACGCGTAATATGAATTCTTGAAATGGCGTCGCATTTagaattgcatttgcattagcCACAATGCTGCACAATGGGCAGAGAACTCGCATTACAAAGAAGGTCATTCATGGTCAGGTGGAAGGTAATCGTTTTAGTACAATAGTCCctacttacatatatttatatcgatATCGATACAAGTATATGCAAATCGTAGGTTCAAGtacaattaaaacaagagagaacgctatagtcaagttccttgactatctcatacccgctactcagctaatggaagtgcgaaggaggaATTTCAACACTTCTTTCAGTTGGAGTGGGCCTGGCaataaaattttttggcacatcgagtaaaatttacaagactaacgaaattgtgaaaatatatcaaaacattttttaaaagtgcggacgtggcaaaaagtttttctgcaaatcgatataaatttacaagactaacaaaaatgaaaaaatatcaaaatatttttcaaaagtcgAAAACGCttttttctgcctgttacatactttttaaccaatcttgtatacccttttactttgcAAGTATTGGGTATAAACAGATCGCCATATTTTAGGATCCTGTCAAAAAAAACTTTCACTTAAATAtgcttatatttataattttatatatatatatttataattatttagaTACTTTCTAGGTTATATTACATTACagatattttataatttgtattat
This genomic stretch from Drosophila teissieri strain GT53w chromosome 2L, Prin_Dtei_1.1, whole genome shotgun sequence harbors:
- the LOC122611616 gene encoding macrophage mannose receptor 1; protein product: MRSLFLVCLLFGSAWSQPESDLSPSSPAPGNDTSEEPQLPAFSPFSLRDGRFAIGTFAKVNWFQAQATCAAYGYTLVSITSEQDQRSLRNFLFNYARNQQDLMTDPLWTSGTDLASDNNWVWFSKGRALNYRNFQNGLPGYSSDNRHCLGINGINGLWVNEECSQQRYFVCEKRCQFDDDVTY